A genome region from Dickeya dadantii NCPPB 898 includes the following:
- a CDS encoding SDR family oxidoreductase has product MQRDFYDKTVVITGACRGIGAGIAGRFARDGANLVMVSNSERVMSTAQEIQHRYGADVLPLVADVTEEAQVQDVYQQAAARFGQIDVSVQNAGVITIDYFDRMPKADFERVLAVNTTGVWLCCREAAKYMVKQQRGCLINTSSGQGRKGFIYTPHYAASKMGVIGITQSLAQELAPWNITVNAFCPGIIDSEMWDYNDRVWGEILSTDDKRYGKGELMAEWVQGIPLKRAGKPEDVAGLVAFLASDDARYITGQTINVDGGLIMS; this is encoded by the coding sequence ATGCAACGCGATTTTTATGATAAGACGGTGGTGATCACCGGCGCGTGCCGGGGGATTGGCGCCGGGATCGCCGGGCGGTTTGCCCGCGACGGCGCTAATCTGGTGATGGTGTCCAACTCGGAACGGGTGATGTCGACGGCGCAGGAGATACAACACCGCTATGGCGCAGACGTGCTGCCGCTGGTGGCGGACGTGACCGAGGAAGCGCAAGTACAGGATGTGTATCAGCAGGCGGCGGCGCGCTTCGGGCAGATTGACGTGTCGGTGCAGAACGCCGGGGTGATCACCATCGATTACTTTGACCGGATGCCGAAGGCCGATTTTGAGCGGGTGCTGGCGGTGAATACCACCGGCGTATGGCTGTGCTGCCGTGAAGCGGCGAAGTACATGGTGAAGCAGCAGCGCGGTTGCCTGATTAATACCTCGTCCGGTCAGGGGCGCAAAGGCTTTATCTATACGCCGCATTACGCCGCCAGCAAGATGGGGGTGATCGGCATTACCCAGAGTCTGGCGCAGGAGCTGGCGCCGTGGAACATCACCGTCAACGCGTTTTGTCCCGGCATCATCGACAGCGAGATGTGGGATTACAACGACCGGGTGTGGGGGGAGATCCTCAGCACCGATGACAAACGCTACGGCAAGGGCGAACTGATGGCGGAGTGGGTACAGGGCATCCCGCTCAAACGCGCCGGCAAACCGGAAGACGTGGCCGGGCTGGTGGCGTTTCTCGCCTCCGACGACGCGCGCTACATCACCGGGCAGACGATTAATGTGGATGGCGGGTTGATCATGTCGTGA
- a CDS encoding type-2Aa cytolytic delta-endotoxin: MNNIALNPTNTADESKNFSVTLNVDLKNVDQAMNMASIFNEACLPQEGINFEKALSLAKSHDTLAVVGTHTVKGNSNVSQVWVAIDQLQNLIRMVQGAATENWMAFGIAAKAFIDLNAQKNGNYFTIFSEQSNTLHYQYNMFDVTQNETTGSVMVGQLTSVEITITKASANVLALVAGSSITQKMNFKSMVIVEALTAE; this comes from the coding sequence ATGAACAATATTGCATTGAATCCGACTAATACTGCCGACGAAAGTAAAAATTTCAGTGTAACGTTAAACGTTGATTTAAAGAATGTTGATCAGGCCATGAATATGGCTAGCATTTTCAATGAAGCCTGTCTTCCTCAGGAGGGCATCAATTTCGAAAAGGCGCTCTCGCTCGCCAAAAGTCACGATACCCTGGCGGTCGTGGGCACGCATACCGTAAAAGGCAACAGTAACGTGTCTCAGGTCTGGGTCGCGATAGACCAGCTTCAGAACCTTATCCGCATGGTGCAAGGCGCGGCAACGGAAAATTGGATGGCATTCGGTATTGCCGCTAAAGCCTTTATCGACCTCAATGCGCAGAAAAACGGTAACTACTTTACAATTTTCAGCGAGCAATCGAATACGCTGCATTATCAATATAATATGTTTGACGTTACACAAAATGAGACCACAGGCTCAGTCATGGTCGGTCAGTTAACCAGCGTAGAGATTACTATTACCAAAGCAAGTGCTAATGTTCTGGCATTGGTAGCAGGCTCATCAATTACACAAAAAATGAACTTCAAGAGTATGGTGATTGTTGAGGCACTGACGGCAGAATAG
- a CDS encoding M20 family metallopeptidase, whose product MTREEMMQAAAAYFESGAFRGALARRVACQTESQNADRAPALMGYLTDEMIPQLNQMGFECQVVPNPVAERGPFLLARRIEPDAALTVLTYGHGDVVMGDASRWRSGLSPWTLTPDGNRWYGRGTADNKGQHTINLAALALVLNARGGRLGYNVKLILEMGEECGSPGLEAVCQQYRDWLAADLFIASDGPRVSADRPTLFLGSRGVFNFGLQLTLRDGAHHSGNWGGLLSNPGIRLAHAIGCLVDANGRILVPELLPPPLSASIRRALSDLELGGAPSDPAIDPHWGEPGLNAAEKVYGWNTLDVLAFVTGNPDKPEHAIPSSARAQCHMRYVPGSDVENFAEHIRRRLDACGFEDVAIVKPDNCFEATRIDPDDPWVRWGVDSIERSVGKQAAVLPNFGGGLPNACFLRTLGLPTLWVPHSYPACCQHAPNEHLLADVAREALQIMSGLFWDLAEEGYGVKKLREQHVIV is encoded by the coding sequence ATGACACGTGAAGAGATGATGCAAGCCGCGGCGGCGTATTTCGAATCCGGCGCATTCCGTGGCGCGCTGGCGCGCCGGGTAGCTTGCCAGACCGAAAGCCAGAACGCGGATCGCGCGCCGGCGCTGATGGGCTACCTGACCGACGAGATGATTCCGCAGTTGAACCAGATGGGGTTCGAGTGCCAGGTGGTCCCCAACCCGGTGGCGGAGCGCGGGCCATTCCTGCTGGCGCGGCGTATTGAACCGGATGCGGCGCTGACGGTGCTGACCTACGGCCACGGCGATGTGGTGATGGGGGATGCATCGCGCTGGCGCAGCGGGCTGTCGCCGTGGACGCTGACGCCGGACGGCAACCGCTGGTACGGACGCGGCACCGCCGACAACAAAGGCCAGCACACCATCAATCTGGCGGCGCTGGCGCTGGTGTTGAACGCGCGCGGCGGCCGGCTGGGCTACAACGTGAAGCTGATTCTGGAAATGGGCGAAGAGTGCGGCTCTCCCGGCCTGGAGGCGGTGTGCCAGCAGTACCGCGACTGGCTGGCGGCGGATCTGTTTATCGCCTCGGACGGCCCACGCGTCTCCGCCGACCGGCCGACGCTATTTCTCGGTTCGCGCGGGGTGTTCAACTTCGGCTTACAGCTGACGCTGCGCGACGGCGCGCACCATTCCGGCAACTGGGGCGGGTTGCTCAGTAACCCCGGCATCCGGCTGGCGCATGCGATTGGCTGCCTGGTGGACGCCAACGGCCGCATTCTGGTGCCGGAATTGCTGCCGCCGCCGCTGTCGGCGTCGATCCGCCGCGCGCTGTCGGATCTGGAACTGGGCGGCGCGCCGAGCGACCCGGCTATCGATCCGCACTGGGGCGAGCCGGGGTTGAACGCGGCGGAAAAGGTATACGGCTGGAACACGCTGGATGTGCTGGCGTTCGTCACCGGCAACCCGGACAAGCCGGAACATGCCATTCCCTCCAGCGCCCGCGCCCAATGTCATATGCGTTACGTACCGGGCAGCGATGTCGAGAATTTCGCCGAACACATTCGCCGCCGTCTTGATGCCTGCGGGTTTGAGGATGTGGCGATCGTCAAACCGGATAACTGTTTTGAAGCCACCCGCATCGACCCGGACGACCCCTGGGTACGCTGGGGCGTGGATTCCATCGAACGCTCGGTCGGCAAGCAGGCGGCGGTGCTGCCCAACTTCGGCGGCGGCTTGCCCAACGCCTGCTTCCTGCGTACGCTCGGCCTGCCGACGCTGTGGGTGCCACACTCCTATCCCGCCTGCTGTCAGCACGCCCCCAACGAACACCTGCTGGCGGACGTGGCGCGCGAAGCGCTGCAAATCATGAGCGGCCTGTTTTGGGATCTGGCGGAAGAGGGCTATGGGGTAAAGAAGTTAAGAGAACAACATGTGATTGTGTGA
- a CDS encoding ATP-binding cassette domain-containing protein — protein sequence MSQMTEERGRPLPHIPGNDDIALELCALSRVFRLNRGLFSRPGEIRAVDNVSLRIRRGETLGLVGESGCGKSTLAKMLLGLLPPTSGNVLIEGREIDAGDRRELASRIQPIFQDPYSSLNPRRTVADIVEVALRLHNIGTPTQRKQRVREMLDVVGMPERTHGQYPGQLSGGQRQRVAIARALILQPEILICDEPTSALDVSVQAQILNLLLTLKKEFGLTYLFISHNLSVVEYLVDHVAVMRKGTIVEQGTREQVFGAPQHPYTRALLASVLTPEPGLGIPDIGVA from the coding sequence ATGAGTCAGATGACAGAAGAACGCGGCCGTCCGCTGCCGCACATTCCGGGCAACGACGATATCGCGCTGGAGCTGTGCGCGCTCAGCCGGGTGTTCCGGCTTAATCGCGGGCTGTTCTCCCGGCCCGGCGAAATCCGCGCGGTGGACAACGTGTCGCTGCGCATCCGCCGGGGTGAGACGCTGGGGCTGGTGGGCGAGTCCGGCTGCGGCAAGAGCACGCTGGCGAAAATGCTGCTCGGCCTGCTGCCGCCGACCTCCGGCAACGTGTTGATCGAAGGGCGCGAGATCGACGCCGGCGATCGCCGCGAGCTGGCATCGCGTATCCAGCCGATCTTTCAGGATCCCTATTCTTCCCTTAATCCGCGCCGTACGGTGGCGGATATCGTGGAGGTGGCGTTGCGGCTGCACAACATCGGCACCCCGACACAGCGCAAACAGCGGGTGCGCGAGATGCTGGACGTGGTGGGGATGCCGGAACGTACTCATGGTCAGTATCCCGGACAACTCTCCGGCGGCCAGCGCCAGCGGGTGGCTATCGCCCGCGCGCTGATCCTGCAGCCGGAGATCCTGATTTGCGACGAGCCGACCTCGGCGCTGGATGTGTCGGTACAGGCGCAGATCCTCAATCTGCTGCTGACGCTGAAAAAAGAGTTCGGCCTGACCTATCTGTTCATCAGCCACAACCTGTCGGTGGTGGAATATCTGGTGGATCACGTGGCGGTGATGCGTAAAGGCACCATTGTGGAGCAGGGCACCCGCGAGCAGGTATTCGGCGCGCCGCAGCATCCTTATACCCGCGCGCTGCTGGCGTCGGTACTGACGCCGGAGCCGGGACTGGGCATTCCGGACATTGGCGTGGCGTAA
- a CDS encoding ABC transporter permease: MVKYVFHRLLVALAVLFTVAAVSFSLLHLSGDLATAIAGPDATAETIAQIRVQNGLDKPLLTQFSSWMWSALQLDFGRSFYFENTVMELVGQRMPVTLKLGGVSLLLALVLAIPLGVLAAVFRDTWVDRLAMLVSVIGQAMPNFWFALVLILIFAVGLKWLPVAGNASWQNFVLPAVALGYYAMPSLMRLTRSGMLDVLGSDYIRTARAKGLSAFKVVVKHGLRNAIIPVVALATVELGFMLGGSVVIESVFSLQGLGQLAWDSISRNDFPVVQAIVLIIAVFYIGLTFLADVLNAALDPRLRSK, from the coding sequence ATGGTGAAGTACGTTTTTCATCGGTTACTGGTGGCGCTGGCGGTGCTGTTTACCGTGGCGGCGGTCAGCTTTTCGCTGCTGCACCTGTCCGGCGATCTGGCGACCGCCATCGCCGGGCCGGACGCCACCGCCGAAACCATCGCCCAGATCCGGGTGCAAAACGGGCTGGATAAACCGCTGCTGACCCAGTTTTCCAGTTGGATGTGGTCGGCGCTGCAGCTGGATTTCGGCCGCTCGTTCTACTTTGAGAACACGGTGATGGAACTGGTCGGCCAGCGGATGCCGGTCACCCTCAAACTCGGCGGCGTGTCGCTGCTGCTGGCGCTGGTGCTGGCGATCCCGCTCGGGGTGCTGGCGGCGGTGTTCCGCGATACCTGGGTCGATCGCCTTGCCATGCTGGTGTCGGTTATCGGCCAGGCAATGCCCAATTTCTGGTTCGCGCTGGTGCTCATCCTGATCTTCGCCGTCGGGCTGAAATGGCTACCGGTAGCGGGCAACGCCAGCTGGCAAAACTTCGTGCTGCCGGCGGTGGCGCTCGGTTACTACGCCATGCCGTCGCTGATGCGCCTGACCCGCTCCGGCATGCTGGACGTGCTCGGCTCCGATTACATCCGTACCGCGCGCGCCAAAGGGTTGAGCGCGTTTAAGGTGGTGGTCAAGCACGGCCTGCGCAACGCCATCATCCCGGTGGTGGCGCTGGCGACGGTGGAGCTGGGGTTCATGCTCGGCGGCTCGGTGGTGATCGAATCGGTGTTTTCGTTGCAGGGGCTGGGTCAGTTGGCGTGGGACTCCATCTCGCGCAACGACTTTCCGGTGGTGCAGGCCATCGTGTTGATTATCGCCGTGTTTTATATCGGGCTGACGTTTCTGGCGGATGTGCTCAACGCCGCGCTGGACCCACGACTGCGCAGCAAATAA
- a CDS encoding ABC transporter substrate-binding protein produces the protein MTHQLARRIYQYLLMALLLGGTTYSYAGKQNDTLVYASDSEVENVSPYHNNMREGVILAHLAWDTLIYRDPKTGEYKGELATDWKWESPVVLLLHLRKGVTFHNGDSFSADDVVYTFQSIAGPNTASVIPQSVDWIDHAEKVDDYTVRLHLKKPFPAALEYLSGPTPIYPAKYFQQVKLEGFSKAPVGTGPYKIVKVTPGQGVSMVKNPDYFKDSPIGQPKIGKLQFVVIRDPEARVAQLMTGQVDWIWRVASDQVDSLSAMPNIAVKSGETMRVGFLELNTNASGPEGVPFKDLRVRQAINYAINRQAMVDNLVRGGSKPVYSACFRTQTACDASQVIQYPYDPAKAKQLLAEAGYANGFDTDLWAYRERDYAEAIIGDLRKVGIRARLHFVQYPVMASALASGQAPLAFSTWGSFSINDATAFVTPYFGGKGSDIWKDPQVIAELAKADEVVDPQQRAALYAALLGRISAQAYMAPLFSYSTHYAFTSDLNFQDWPDELPRFAEASWK, from the coding sequence ATGACTCATCAACTGGCAAGGCGAATTTATCAATATCTATTAATGGCATTGTTATTAGGCGGTACGACTTATAGTTATGCCGGCAAACAAAATGACACGCTGGTTTATGCCTCCGACAGTGAGGTGGAAAACGTCAGTCCATACCACAATAATATGCGCGAAGGGGTGATTCTGGCGCATCTCGCCTGGGATACGCTGATATATCGCGATCCGAAAACCGGAGAATATAAAGGCGAACTGGCGACCGACTGGAAATGGGAATCGCCGGTGGTATTGCTGCTGCACCTGCGTAAAGGCGTGACTTTCCATAATGGCGATAGCTTTAGCGCCGATGACGTGGTGTATACCTTTCAGAGCATCGCCGGGCCGAATACCGCCTCGGTGATCCCGCAAAGCGTGGACTGGATCGACCATGCGGAGAAGGTCGATGACTACACCGTGCGCCTGCACCTGAAAAAACCGTTCCCGGCGGCGCTGGAGTACCTCTCCGGCCCGACGCCAATCTACCCCGCTAAATATTTCCAGCAGGTGAAGCTGGAGGGCTTCAGCAAAGCGCCTGTCGGCACCGGCCCGTACAAAATCGTCAAAGTGACGCCGGGGCAAGGGGTGTCGATGGTGAAAAACCCGGACTATTTCAAAGACAGCCCGATCGGACAACCGAAAATCGGCAAACTGCAGTTTGTGGTGATCCGCGACCCGGAAGCGCGCGTGGCTCAACTGATGACCGGCCAGGTGGACTGGATCTGGCGCGTGGCGTCGGATCAGGTGGACTCGTTGTCCGCCATGCCGAACATCGCGGTGAAAAGCGGTGAAACCATGCGCGTCGGCTTTCTGGAGCTGAACACCAACGCCAGCGGGCCGGAGGGCGTGCCGTTCAAGGACCTGCGCGTGCGTCAGGCCATCAATTACGCCATCAACCGTCAGGCGATGGTGGACAATCTGGTACGCGGCGGCAGTAAACCGGTGTATTCCGCCTGCTTCCGCACCCAGACTGCCTGCGACGCCAGCCAGGTGATTCAGTACCCCTACGACCCGGCCAAAGCCAAACAGTTGCTGGCGGAAGCGGGGTACGCCAACGGCTTCGACACCGACTTGTGGGCCTATCGCGAGCGTGATTACGCCGAAGCCATCATCGGCGATCTGCGCAAGGTCGGCATCCGCGCCCGCCTGCACTTCGTGCAATACCCGGTGATGGCCAGCGCGTTGGCGTCCGGTCAGGCGCCGCTGGCGTTCAGCACCTGGGGCTCGTTCTCCATCAATGACGCCACCGCGTTCGTTACCCCTTATTTCGGCGGTAAAGGCAGCGATATCTGGAAAGATCCGCAGGTGATCGCCGAACTGGCGAAAGCGGACGAGGTGGTGGACCCGCAGCAGCGCGCCGCGCTGTACGCCGCACTGCTGGGTCGCATTTCGGCGCAGGCGTATATGGCGCCGCTGTTCTCCTATTCCACCCATTACGCCTTTACGTCCGACCTGAACTTCCAGGACTGGCCGGATGAACTGCCGCGCTTCGCCGAGGCGAGCTGGAAGTAA
- a CDS encoding ABC transporter ATP-binding protein translates to MHTTIETTVRANPSAGGPSEGQAEIVLEVKNLRVDLATPRGTLHAVRGIDFSVRRGEMLCLVGESGCGKSMTSLALMDLLPRNAVRSADTLRFRDTDLLSLRPRERTALRGSQMAMIFQEPMTSLNPSFTLGDQLCETLLAHRKVSKAEARERAVYLMERVGIPMAVERLRQYPHQLSGGLRQRIMIAMALMCGPELIIADEPTTALDVTIQAQILRMLRELQQEFGTAVIFITHDLGVVARIADRVAVMYAGQVVETAPVRELFHQPCHPYTRGLLECIPVAGRTVPGEPLHAIPGVVPSLIGPQHGCAFRNRCSQCRDRCAQDTPYVSVTDQHAVRCVEALMAEEPV, encoded by the coding sequence ATGCATACAACGATTGAGACTACCGTTAGGGCCAACCCGTCGGCCGGAGGGCCGAGCGAGGGACAGGCCGAAATCGTGCTGGAAGTGAAAAACCTGCGGGTTGATTTGGCGACGCCGCGCGGCACGTTGCACGCCGTGCGCGGCATCGATTTTTCGGTACGGCGCGGCGAAATGTTGTGTCTGGTGGGGGAATCGGGCTGCGGCAAGTCGATGACCTCGCTGGCGCTGATGGACCTGCTGCCGCGCAACGCGGTACGCAGCGCCGATACGCTGCGCTTTCGCGATACCGACCTGCTGTCGCTGCGCCCGCGCGAACGGACGGCGCTGCGCGGCAGCCAGATGGCGATGATCTTTCAGGAGCCGATGACCTCGCTCAACCCGTCGTTCACGCTGGGGGATCAACTGTGCGAAACGCTGTTGGCGCATCGCAAGGTATCGAAAGCCGAGGCGCGTGAACGCGCAGTGTACCTGATGGAGCGCGTTGGCATCCCGATGGCGGTGGAGCGGCTACGGCAGTACCCGCACCAGCTCTCCGGCGGCCTGCGCCAGCGCATCATGATCGCCATGGCGCTGATGTGCGGCCCGGAGCTGATCATCGCCGACGAACCGACCACCGCGCTGGACGTCACCATTCAGGCGCAGATCCTGCGGATGCTGCGCGAGCTACAGCAGGAATTCGGCACCGCGGTGATCTTCATTACCCATGACCTTGGCGTGGTCGCGCGCATCGCCGACCGGGTGGCGGTGATGTATGCCGGGCAGGTGGTGGAAACCGCGCCGGTGAGGGAGCTGTTTCACCAGCCGTGTCACCCCTATACCCGCGGGCTGCTGGAGTGCATTCCGGTGGCCGGGCGCACCGTGCCGGGTGAGCCGCTGCACGCCATCCCCGGCGTAGTACCGAGCCTGATCGGCCCGCAGCACGGCTGCGCGTTTCGCAACCGTTGCAGTCAGTGCCGCGATCGCTGCGCGCAGGACACGCCCTATGTTTCGGTGACGGATCAACATGCGGTGCGCTGTGTCGAGGCGCTGATGGCGGAGGAGCCGGTATGA
- a CDS encoding cytolytic delta-endotoxin encodes MYITDDLHPTIYNSPIVLNVTPAPTMLRGYALQAEQDQPLHFKTLFSVDAKYIPQSFAISRVFQNALTSSLSFDTPKAINVANAAGLTIEQVINSHIASDSPEKTIAQVSDHIDSVIGGSLSASLKNQIIDTIKTGFLNLHRNSESAWIFWSKESGSSTSYSYNLLFAIQQNQKLIAIPLGMLVNVDVSEEKVLFITISSHAYYAVNLDGLKVSQPLSG; translated from the coding sequence TTGTATATTACCGACGACTTACATCCGACAATTTATAACAGCCCGATCGTGTTGAACGTTACCCCTGCTCCCACCATGCTCAGGGGGTATGCTTTGCAGGCCGAGCAAGATCAGCCATTGCATTTCAAAACTCTGTTCAGCGTTGATGCAAAATATATTCCCCAGTCGTTTGCCATCAGCCGGGTATTTCAGAATGCATTAACGTCCAGTCTCAGCTTTGATACCCCCAAAGCAATTAATGTGGCCAACGCAGCCGGATTAACCATAGAGCAAGTGATTAATTCCCACATTGCCAGCGACTCGCCTGAAAAAACCATCGCACAAGTTTCCGATCATATTGATTCGGTGATCGGCGGTTCGCTCTCCGCTTCACTCAAAAATCAAATTATCGATACCATTAAAACGGGATTTTTAAACCTGCATCGCAACAGTGAAAGCGCATGGATTTTCTGGTCAAAAGAGAGCGGCAGCAGTACCAGCTACAGTTATAATTTATTGTTCGCTATCCAGCAGAATCAAAAGTTAATCGCGATCCCTTTAGGGATGCTGGTCAATGTTGATGTTAGCGAAGAAAAAGTGTTGTTTATCACGATCTCATCCCATGCATACTACGCCGTGAATCTGGACGGCTTGAAAGTCAGCCAGCCATTATCAGGATAA
- a CDS encoding delta-endotoxin CytB, with amino-acid sequence MKFDNIVVLNSNEILAKDSNLDLNFNTLFQMPTKYVGQAIAMSRVFQDAINGDDLEFNFDKAIGLVKQHPEMAIIGTINQSIVKQNNQVSAMVDDVMKLLDTVVGVVLDKESPTYKKFANTIEQGFTNLDAQKESKWIFWNKESESKTTYTYNILFAIANQDTGSVMAAAPIGLTITVDVDKQQVLWITTKDKHNYSVNVKSITVVEALKS; translated from the coding sequence ATGAAATTCGACAATATTGTCGTTCTTAACAGCAATGAAATACTGGCCAAAGATTCAAATTTAGATCTCAATTTCAATACATTATTCCAAATGCCGACAAAATATGTTGGCCAGGCAATTGCCATGTCAAGAGTATTTCAGGATGCCATTAATGGGGACGATCTTGAATTTAACTTTGACAAAGCCATCGGTCTGGTAAAACAACATCCTGAAATGGCTATAATCGGCACAATAAATCAGTCGATTGTCAAACAGAACAACCAGGTATCCGCCATGGTTGATGACGTTATGAAGCTGCTGGATACCGTTGTCGGCGTGGTGCTCGATAAAGAAAGTCCAACCTATAAAAAATTCGCCAACACGATTGAACAAGGTTTTACCAACCTTGACGCGCAAAAAGAAAGTAAATGGATTTTCTGGAATAAGGAAAGCGAGTCAAAAACCACATATACCTACAACATCCTGTTTGCTATTGCTAATCAGGATACCGGGTCCGTTATGGCGGCTGCCCCTATCGGCCTGACGATTACCGTCGATGTCGATAAACAGCAAGTGCTTTGGATCACCACAAAAGACAAACATAATTATTCCGTTAATGTGAAATCCATCACTGTTGTTGAAGCGCTAAAATCCTAA
- a CDS encoding type-1Ba cytolytic delta-endotoxin — translation MSIEIYPDDGNTLPYQVFLNLENEHYYAQAIQLAQLFAHEVDDNGQLDLAKALKKAQAQPDLAIIATNNMTLKKSFSTLSALTTTLSEQLKIEGVLGISQDTYIQNILSHAFCDLETQKDKPWFHINAQPDAGHSVTSYSYSLFIVSQGEETGAMMAAGPLIITVTPNTAISDIFSTKDWRLTLQKEQITIGVKGFQVVTPLG, via the coding sequence ATGAGTATAGAAATCTACCCAGATGATGGTAATACCTTACCGTATCAGGTTTTTCTCAATCTGGAAAACGAGCACTATTATGCACAGGCCATACAGTTGGCCCAACTTTTTGCACACGAAGTCGATGATAATGGTCAATTAGATTTGGCTAAAGCATTGAAGAAAGCACAAGCGCAACCTGACTTAGCCATCATCGCCACCAATAACATGACCTTAAAAAAGTCATTTAGCACACTGTCAGCCTTAACCACCACACTGTCCGAGCAGCTGAAAATAGAAGGCGTGCTGGGTATTAGTCAGGATACCTATATCCAAAATATCTTATCTCATGCCTTTTGTGATCTGGAAACACAAAAAGATAAACCCTGGTTTCATATCAATGCCCAACCTGATGCGGGGCATTCGGTAACCAGTTACTCATACAGTTTATTTATTGTCAGTCAGGGTGAAGAAACAGGCGCCATGATGGCCGCTGGCCCGCTAATTATCACCGTGACGCCGAACACCGCGATATCCGATATATTTAGCACCAAAGACTGGCGTTTAACCTTGCAAAAAGAGCAGATCACGATAGGCGTAAAAGGATTTCAGGTTGTCACGCCGCTGGGATAA
- a CDS encoding ABC transporter permease, with protein MKTAMARLAVMMKPAPQPGLLPEPGPWRRWRRKVLGHHGMTLGLVILGTIILLAVLAPFISPHDPYAQEVSRRLIPPVWHDKGSWEHLLGTDKLGRDYFSRLLFGARVSLTIGLVSVMLAGTIGIALGVLAGYFGGRVDAAVSYLLTVRLSMPVILVALALASLVGGSVKVVIMLLGLLLWDRFLIVSRTVTRQLREAEFIAAAQTLGASSLFIMLREILPNLLGPLTVVATLEIAHAILLEATLSFLGLGVQPPMPSWGLMVAEGKAYMFFQPWVIVIPGVVLALLVLSINLVGDGLRDVTALDGRN; from the coding sequence ATGAAAACTGCAATGGCACGACTGGCCGTGATGATGAAACCCGCTCCGCAGCCGGGCCTGCTGCCGGAGCCGGGACCGTGGCGGCGCTGGCGGCGCAAGGTGCTGGGCCACCACGGCATGACGCTGGGGCTGGTGATTCTGGGGACGATTATATTGCTGGCGGTGCTGGCGCCGTTCATCAGCCCGCACGACCCCTACGCGCAGGAGGTCAGCCGCCGGCTGATTCCGCCGGTATGGCATGACAAGGGCAGTTGGGAACATCTGCTCGGCACCGACAAACTGGGGCGGGATTACTTCAGCCGCCTGCTGTTCGGCGCGCGGGTGTCGCTGACCATTGGGCTGGTGTCGGTGATGCTGGCGGGCACCATCGGCATTGCGCTCGGGGTGCTGGCGGGTTATTTCGGCGGCCGGGTGGACGCGGCGGTGAGCTATCTTCTCACCGTGCGCCTGTCGATGCCGGTGATTCTGGTGGCGCTGGCGCTGGCCTCGCTGGTGGGCGGTTCGGTCAAGGTGGTGATCATGCTGCTGGGCCTGCTGCTGTGGGACCGCTTTCTGATCGTCTCCCGCACGGTGACGCGCCAGCTGCGCGAGGCGGAGTTTATCGCCGCTGCCCAGACGCTCGGCGCCTCGTCGCTGTTCATCATGCTGCGGGAGATTCTGCCCAACCTGCTGGGGCCGCTCACGGTGGTGGCGACGCTGGAAATCGCCCACGCCATCCTGCTGGAGGCGACGCTGTCGTTTCTCGGCCTCGGGGTGCAGCCGCCGATGCCGTCCTGGGGGCTGATGGTGGCGGAAGGTAAAGCCTACATGTTCTTCCAGCCGTGGGTGATTGTGATTCCGGGCGTGGTGCTGGCGCTGCTGGTGCTGAGCATCAATCTGGTGGGTGACGGGTTGCGCGATGTGACCGCGCTGGACGGGCGCAATTGA